One Danaus plexippus chromosome 29 unlocalized genomic scaffold, MEX_DaPlex mxdp_37, whole genome shotgun sequence DNA segment encodes these proteins:
- the LOC133320543 gene encoding histone H3, whose translation MARTKQTARKSTGGKAPRKQLATKAARKSAPATGGVKKPHRYRPGTVALREIRRYQKSTELLIRKLPFQRLVREIAQDFKTDLRFQSSAVMALQEASEAYLVGLFEDTNLCAIHAKRVTIMPKDIQLARRIRGERA comes from the coding sequence GTAAATCAACCGGTGGTAAGGCACCACGTAAACAGCTAGCCACGAAGGCCGCCCGTAAGAGCGCACCGGCAACCGGAGGAGTGAAGAAGCCTCATCGTTACAGACCCGGTACTGTGGCACTTCGTGAGATCCGTCGCTACCAGAAGAGCACGGAACTTCTCATCCGCAAGCTACCCTTCCAACGTCTAGTACGTGAGATAGCTCAAGATTTCAAGACCGATCTGCGTTTCCAGAGCTCTGCGGTGATGGCTCTGCAGGAGGCTAGCGAGGCGTATCTCGTAGGTCTCTTCGAAGACACGAACCTTTGCGCTATTCACGCTAAACGCGTCACTATTATGCCTAAGGACATCCAGCTAGCAAGAAGGATTCGCGGCGAACGTGCCTAA